TCTCTTCTACCTTGACCTTCTTTGCCCATTCAATCTGCTCTTCAATCCAGCGAATCCTGTCTGCGTTTCCCGCCTTTTTGGCTTCTTCCAATGCTTCTGGGTATTCCTCCAGAATGCTTTTCGGTGATTCCAAAACTCTTTTGCGAACGTTGTCATGCGCAAGGATCAATGCAAACTGTTTGAAGAAATCATTTCCCCCCACATGATCCGGATGGTGGTGAGTATTGACAAGGTACTGAATCGGCTTGTCTGTTACAGACTTAATTTTTTGTACGATCCCGGGCGCCAGATCCCTGTATTGCGAATCGATCACCAGAACAGCGTCCGGACCGATATAGAAACCGATATTTCCGCCACGTCCATAAAGCGCGTAGATGGGTTCGCCTAACTTCTGCAGGCGAAACGGATCCTCGGGCTTCTGTTCATGATGCTGCGTTTGCGTTTGCGCGAACGACAATGTTGAAAGTAAAACTGCAATGAGCAGTGAAAAGAATATTTTCATTCCTCTCTCTCCTTTTGAACCATTGAACTCTTGAACCATTGAACTCCCCCTTGTATCACACGTTTGGTTTACAATAAAGACGATTCATGAGAATCGGACTCGGACAGATCAACAGCACCGTCGGAGCGCTGCGGCAAAACGCCCTGAAAATGCTCTCCTACATAGATCAGGCAAAAGCGCAAAATGCGGATCTCATGATATTTCCGGAAATGGCTCTCACGGGATATCCGCCCAAAGATCTGCTGGAAAAAGCCGGTTTTGTAGAAGAAAACGTAAAAGTATTGCACGGCCTTGCTAATAAAGTAGATGGAATTACGGCTATTGTCGGATTTGTGGAGATCAATCCCGAACCCGCCGGCAAGCCATTTTTCAATTCAGCTGCGGTAATCCGCAACCGCCGCGTAATGTCGATTCACCGGAAATCTTTGCTTCCGACTTATGACGTTTTTGATGAAGGGCGTTACTTCGAGCCGGCCGCAAGCCAGGACCCCCTTGTATTGGATGGAAGGCGGATCGGTGTAACGATTTGCGAAGACATCTGGAACGACAAAGATTACACACCGCGTTTGCTGTATCACATCGATCCCGTTCAACTGGCGGTCCAAAAGCACGCGGATTTCATCGTGAATATTTCCTCTTCCCCGTATCACCTGGAGAAGTGGGAGGAGCGCCAGGAGCTCATTCGAGGGGAAGCGTTGAAATACCGGAAGCATGTGATTTATGTGAATCTGGTTGGCGGGAATGATGAGCTGATCTTTGATGGGCGCTCGGTAGTATTTTCTCCGGAAGGCGAGATGATCGTGCGCGCCAGGGATTTTGAAGAAGACCTGCTTGTATTTGATCTGGATGCGGGGGAAGCGGGTGAAAAAATTCTTCGGCCGAGCAGCGCCAGTGATATGGAGAACGCACGAAGGGCGCT
Above is a genomic segment from bacterium containing:
- the nadE gene encoding NAD(+) synthase, whose protein sequence is MRIGLGQINSTVGALRQNALKMLSYIDQAKAQNADLMIFPEMALTGYPPKDLLEKAGFVEENVKVLHGLANKVDGITAIVGFVEINPEPAGKPFFNSAAVIRNRRVMSIHRKSLLPTYDVFDEGRYFEPAASQDPLVLDGRRIGVTICEDIWNDKDYTPRLLYHIDPVQLAVQKHADFIVNISSSPYHLEKWEERQELIRGEALKYRKHVIYVNLVGGNDELIFDGRSVVFSPEGEMIVRARDFEEDLLVFDLDAGEAGEKILRPSSASDMENARRALVLGVRDYVAKCGFRNVLLGLSGGIDSAVTCVLAVEALGPENVLGVMMPSQYSSEHSVTDAVNLAKNLGIRYEIIPIPKIFDVYREELRAVFKDCPEDITE
- a CDS encoding MBL fold metallo-hydrolase, whose product is MKIFFSLLIAVLLSTLSFAQTQTQHHEQKPEDPFRLQKLGEPIYALYGRGGNIGFYIGPDAVLVIDSQYRDLAPGIVQKIKSVTDKPIQYLVNTHHHPDHVGGNDFFKQFALILAHDNVRKRVLESPKSILEEYPEALEEAKKAGNADRIRWIEEQIEWAKKVKVEEIAAPFLTFDSEFRLHMGGETIHIWHTPPAHTDGDGVAYFEKSRVLHMGDLFFHKVIPFIDVKSGGSAQGYITAVDKVISRIPPDATIIPGHGEVTNLDGLKTFRKYLQDLNEAAAKAKAAGKSKEDFVKEIDFPAYKEWRGYEDRFKENAEAAYDEAR